The following coding sequences are from one Arachis hypogaea cultivar Tifrunner unplaced genomic scaffold, arahy.Tifrunner.gnm2.J5K5 arahy.Tifrunner.gnm2.scaffold_45, whole genome shotgun sequence window:
- the LOC114926233 gene encoding uncharacterized protein — protein MQLASNGDKEECSESEPILNQHLNLQEYGGGGGESSFSCEIIAAANDDSHPVPLDESCHLVNADQPQCRICLDIGGEDLIAPCHCKGTQKYVHRSCLDNWRSTKEGFAFSHCTECRAVFILRANVPPDRWWLRLKFQFLVARDHAFIFIIVQLVVAFLGVLVYKFYGDELREMFGYEEHPYGFYTMAVLAIVLVGLLYGFFIAIICGQRINERHYHVLAKQELTKEYVVEDREHVKNVPELDPSHVTELRMLGLY, from the exons ATGCAATTAGCGTCAAATGGTGACAAGGAAGAGTGTTCAGAATCCGAACCCATCTTGAATCAGCATCTAAATTTGCAAGAatatggaggaggaggaggagagtctTCATTTTCCTGTGAAATCATTGCTGCTGCTAACGATGATTCACACCCTGTTCCTCTTGATGAGAGCTGTCATCTGGTAAATGCGGATCAGCCACAGTGCCGGATATGCCTTGATATAGGAG GAGAAGATTTGATCGCTCCTTGCCATTGCAAAGGCACCCAAAAGTATGTCCACAGATCATGTCTAGATAATTGGCGGTCTACAAAG GAGGGCTTTGCTTTTTCTCACTGTACAGAGTGTAGAGCTGTCTTCATATTACGTGCAAACGTCCCACCAGATCGGTGGTGGTTGAGATTAAAATTTCAGTTTCTTGTGGCCAGAGATCATGCATTCATTTTCATAATTGTTCAACTG GTTGTTGCTTTCTTGGGGGTGCTTGTGTATAAATTTTATGGAGATGAACTAAGGGAAATGTTTGGTTATGAAGAACATCCATATGGATTTTATACAATGGCTG TTTTAGCCATTGTTTTGGTGGGATTGCTCTATGGATTCTTCATAGCCATAATATGCGGCCAAAGAATCAATGAACGCCACTACCATGTTCTTGCAAAACAAGAATTGACAAAG GAATATGTGGTAGAAGATCGAGAACATGTGAAGAATGTGCCTGAACTTGATCCCAGCCATGTGACAGAGCTAAGGATGTTGGGCCTTTACTAA